The DNA window TACTATACTAGGATCCTAAATTGGACTAAACGGTCGCTGTAGGCAGTAGAGTCTAACTGTTTTAGTCGGAGCCTATGCCTGACCTTGTTGTGTTTAAAACCAATGACGGGACCTTCTGATATCCTTAACTATTTTGCATGAAACTTATTGAACGATCCTTAACAGTTCATTTTATCGTTGTTTATTTCATGATTGCAGTAACATGTTAGCATCAGTATGATAGAAAATGTCTTACAATAGTGAGTCAACTCATTAGTTAGCATCAGCTAACCAGCTATCAGTTGTCTCGAATCTAAGCTGTTTCGAGTCTCTCGCTAACCGTCAGTTATATGCCGTGCGAGTTCTGAAGTAGGAAAATACCAGTTTAACCGATATGACAGTTACTTCTTTGAGACACTTATAAACCTCTTTATTCTTCTATAATATGTGTTACTTAACCTTTGTGTACGTGACttttatgtgtatgtctgtgtgtgtgtgagagagagagagagagagaacctgctATGACCTCCAAATTCAAATCTGACATGTCATTTTGCTTCCTTTAAACGTTTAAAAGTGTGTGCCTGTCATTGTCAGTGCCGTTGTTCAGTGCTCACGTCTAGATTATTTGCATTCAGTGAAGAAGCCTTAGGGCTGCCTCTCATGCGTATTGTACACCTGATCTCAGCAGGAGGTGAACAATGGCTGGACGACGTGCAGCAGTAAAGGCCATTGATTGGATGGCCTTTGCAGAACGGGTACCACCCAATCAGAGGGCCATATTCAACAACCTAAAGACACGCAGCGACGCCATCTCTGCAAAGTGAGTTTTCGCAGACACGGATGACTTTCCATATGCTGGTCCCAGAActgaaaggaaagaggaaagataGTGTGATCCAGGAGCAGAGCAGTCACGTTTTAAAGCAGCATTGTTATGACATAATGCatatgttgttgtatgtgttatgtgtatgtatgttgcaCAGGTTCCTATACAGTGAATAATAATTTGAACCTCTCTGTTACCAGACTCGCCTCATTGCCAGAGAAGCCATCTGCTATTGACTGGAGCTACTACAGGACTGCAGTGGCTAAACCTGGTATGGTTGACGAGTTTGAGAAAAAGGTGAGTTAGAAAAGCACCTATTCGCTTTCAcatacagcaacaacaacaaacaaacaaacaaacaagaaacaacaacaaatgcacCTGATGCGGTtcattgtgctctctctctctctctcctctgtgaagTTTGCTGCCCTGACGGTGCCTGAGCCCGCGGACACTGAGACCGCGAAGATCGACGCCCAGGAAGCGGAAGCCGTGAGTGCTCTTCTGCTTTAACTGAATAACATGTCAGACCTCGCTTCTCGACTTCCGATCAAAGAGGGTCGCACGactttttagtcattttaaataCACGTAACAAATCCAGAAATGGGCCAAACAGGAAAACGTAATGATGTCACAGTGATGTTATGTTGTAGACGTGCATGGTTTTGTAATGCCTTTTTTTACTTATGTGCTTATTCTCACTCTATTCCAGAACAAAAGTGCAGCAGCTTACATAGAGGCATCCAAAGCTCGCATTGCTCAGTATGAGAAGGAGGTGGGTTAAATTCCAAGCTTTCCAGAAACTTCCACTTCACAGCTTTCCACTTTCACCTCACACTATGAGAGATTGCTTTTTAAGCATGTGTGGACAGGGGATGTTACTGTTAAATTAAATGGCTGtactaaactttttttccctAGCAACAGAACTGCAAGCTAGTCTAACCCACAGTCTTGCAGTTTGCCATGCAATTaattcacagtaaaacaataataacTCCTGCAGTGAGCTCTGTGCGTTCTTTAGCAGCTTTCTTTGAACAGTCATGTTTGAATAATGTATATGTGAATACGGTGAATACATTGGTCTGGTATTGTTGTAACTACTGTAAAGCTGTGTCTCTACCGTCTGAGTTGTGTGGTTTGCCTAGAGCCCTGCAAAGAACAAAGGAGCCGTGATTCCAGTCAGTAGAGACTGGAAAtgcatttttctccatttattATATGGACAAAATCTATTAATATTatccttaacccccccccccctccctctatGCCCCCACTCACTTGTTTGTTTAAGCACTGAAAATTGTCGTGACTGAACATTAACAGAATTTTCTAGAATTTGACACTCCCAAGAGAAGCTAACCCACAGGCATTTCATGTTCACATTTTCTCAACGACAGAACCATCCTCTCTGAGACACCATATTAAAATGGTTGTTATCAGTTTTACATGCCGACAATAACCTGTAGCTGCTTGTAAAAGTCATTTTGTGTCTCCCCCTTTTGTTTCCCTCAGCTTGAGAAATTCCGGAACATGGTTCCCTTCGAGCAGATGACCATCGAGGATCTGAACGAAGCGTTCCCAGAGACAAAGCTCGACAAGGAGAAGCATCCCTAC is part of the Chanos chanos chromosome 13, fChaCha1.1, whole genome shotgun sequence genome and encodes:
- the atp5pd gene encoding ATP synthase peripheral stalk subunit d, mitochondrial — protein: MAGRRAAVKAIDWMAFAERVPPNQRAIFNNLKTRSDAISAKLASLPEKPSAIDWSYYRTAVAKPGMVDEFEKKFAALTVPEPADTETAKIDAQEAEANKSAAAYIEASKARIAQYEKELEKFRNMVPFEQMTIEDLNEAFPETKLDKEKHPYWPHKPIADL